One genomic window of Paenibacillus xylanilyticus includes the following:
- a CDS encoding hydantoinase/oxoprolinase family protein — translation MYRIGIDVGGTNTDAIILNENHQLIHAVKSPTTLDIRTGIETSLRQLLQGANIDKNQITHAMLGTTQCTNAIVERKKLAQVGVIRLGYPATASVAPYTSWPEDMVQKLSGKYALVKGGYEYDGQLLGEVDEGEITALLEEWRGSVESIAVIGVFSSLKNDQEFHVRDLIHQKYGSEFPVSCSSLIGSVGLIERENATILNAALCKIIKTTTEGFVQALEEEGILDAAVFLCQNDGTLMSVDYAKQFPILTIACGPTNSIRGASYLAKIKDTMVLDVGGTTSDIGVLQDGFPRESSVAVEVGDIRTNFRMPDIISVGLGGGSIVRSENGKITVGPDSVGYRIGQEALVFGGNTLTTTDIAVRLGLADVGDQSLVAHLDEDFAKQVQGEIAAIIEQTIDKMKTSSGDVELVLVGGGSVVIPDTIRGVSHMIKPENGGVANAIGACIAQISGQYEQIYIYSTEPREAALRDAREKAVKQAVLAGADSATVELVEVEETPLAYHPGNATRLRVKVVGNMK, via the coding sequence ATGTATAGAATCGGGATCGATGTAGGCGGCACCAACACAGATGCCATCATTTTGAACGAGAATCATCAGTTGATCCATGCGGTGAAATCCCCAACAACCTTGGATATTCGCACAGGGATTGAAACCTCGCTCCGGCAGCTGCTGCAGGGGGCGAATATTGATAAAAATCAAATCACACATGCCATGTTAGGCACAACACAATGCACCAATGCCATCGTTGAAAGAAAAAAGCTGGCTCAAGTCGGTGTCATTCGTCTGGGGTACCCGGCAACGGCTTCCGTTGCTCCGTACACGTCCTGGCCTGAGGATATGGTTCAGAAGCTGTCGGGTAAATATGCTCTCGTGAAGGGCGGATACGAATATGATGGCCAATTGCTCGGAGAAGTTGACGAAGGCGAAATCACAGCTCTTCTGGAGGAGTGGCGCGGTAGTGTTGAATCCATAGCGGTCATCGGCGTATTTTCATCCCTTAAAAATGATCAGGAGTTCCACGTTCGCGATCTCATCCATCAAAAGTACGGATCCGAATTTCCTGTTTCCTGTTCTTCATTGATTGGTTCGGTTGGTTTAATTGAACGGGAAAATGCGACCATCCTCAATGCGGCATTGTGCAAGATCATTAAAACGACAACCGAGGGGTTTGTGCAGGCTTTAGAAGAAGAAGGTATATTGGATGCAGCGGTGTTTTTATGCCAAAATGACGGTACCTTAATGTCAGTAGATTACGCTAAACAGTTTCCGATCCTGACCATTGCCTGTGGACCTACGAACAGCATACGTGGTGCCTCTTATTTGGCAAAAATCAAAGATACGATGGTTCTCGACGTGGGCGGCACGACATCGGACATCGGCGTTTTGCAGGATGGATTCCCGAGGGAATCGTCGGTTGCAGTCGAGGTTGGCGATATCCGCACGAATTTCCGCATGCCGGATATTATCTCAGTGGGACTGGGCGGCGGTAGCATCGTGCGCTCGGAGAATGGCAAAATTACAGTTGGCCCGGACAGCGTAGGATACAGGATCGGACAAGAGGCACTTGTCTTTGGCGGGAATACACTTACGACAACGGACATTGCCGTTCGGCTGGGTCTTGCAGATGTCGGGGATCAGAGCCTGGTAGCGCATCTGGATGAAGACTTTGCTAAACAGGTGCAGGGCGAAATTGCAGCCATCATAGAACAGACCATTGATAAAATGAAGACATCTTCAGGTGATGTTGAGCTTGTGTTGGTAGGCGGAGGCAGTGTCGTGATTCCGGACACCATTCGCGGGGTATCCCATATGATTAAGCCTGAGAACGGGGGCGTGGCTAACGCCATTGGTGCGTGTATTGCCCAAATCAGCGGCCAATATGAGCAGATTTACATCTATTCTACAGAGCCCCGTGAGGCAGCATTAAGAGATGCTCGGGAAAAAGCCGTGAAACAGGCGGTACTTGCTGGCGCCGATTCGGCGACGGTTGAACTGGTCGAAGTGGAAGAAACCCCGCTCGCTTATCATCCGGGAAATGCGACAAGGCTTCGAGTGAAGGTCGTAGGAAACATGAAGTAG
- a CDS encoding GNAT family N-acetyltransferase, whose translation MKIVFRNFDDSCYDKVCDFLIELSKDDRKHINWNWARWEWMFFHPDFNRDLKNKIGLWYLDDELVAIATYDHYFGEAFFATKQGFKELEKDILEYAIANFSNENGLGIAVNDKDTHILDLLRSNDFVKNDLTENILELELENISSEFIISEGITIKNIDIKNDIYKLHHMLWKAFDNEGPVPVDETTMSKQKEMLSAKNLNTFLHIVAENEDGDYVAYCGLWYSQKTDYVYVEPVCTIPEYRRKGLGKAVVIEALRRSRSLGAEKAYVISNSYFYKSLGFQQHSHYTFYWHNI comes from the coding sequence ATGAAGATTGTTTTTAGAAATTTCGATGATTCTTGTTATGATAAAGTTTGTGATTTTTTGATTGAATTATCAAAAGATGACCGTAAACATATAAATTGGAATTGGGCAAGATGGGAATGGATGTTTTTTCATCCTGATTTTAATCGTGACTTAAAAAATAAAATTGGATTATGGTATCTCGATGATGAGTTAGTAGCTATAGCAACTTATGACCATTATTTCGGCGAAGCATTTTTTGCTACAAAACAGGGATTTAAAGAGTTAGAAAAAGATATATTAGAATATGCTATTGCTAATTTCAGTAATGAAAATGGCCTTGGGATTGCGGTGAATGACAAGGATACTCATATTTTAGATTTATTACGGAGTAATGATTTTGTGAAGAATGATTTGACAGAAAACATACTTGAGCTCGAACTAGAGAATATTAGCTCTGAATTTATAATCTCTGAAGGCATAACAATAAAAAATATTGATATAAAAAATGACATATATAAACTTCATCATATGCTTTGGAAGGCATTTGATAACGAAGGGCCTGTACCAGTTGATGAAACTACGATGAGTAAGCAAAAAGAAATGTTATCAGCGAAAAATTTGAATACATTTCTACATATTGTTGCTGAAAATGAAGATGGTGATTATGTTGCATACTGTGGCTTGTGGTATAGTCAGAAAACTGATTATGTTTATGTTGAACCTGTATGTACAATTCCGGAGTATCGACGTAAGGGGCTTGGTAAAGCAGTGGTCATAGAAGCCTTAAGAAGAAGCCGTTCCTTGGGTGCTGAAAAAGCATATGTTATTTCTAATAGCTATTTTTATAAGTCATTAGGATTTCAACAGCATTCACATTATACTTTCTATTGGCATAACATCTGA
- a CDS encoding NIPSNAP family protein, producing MFYRRKHYIVNNEFVYIFNRHFIETNLPNQLKNGARLVGRWMAPHSEKTTEIFAIWEYDSIEKYEEIETNIRSDKEHYKKIIDWYELHGGRDHIAKEYIYEVRNEELISTLSDVRRNP from the coding sequence GTGTTTTATCGAAGAAAGCATTATATCGTCAATAATGAATTCGTTTACATCTTTAACAGACACTTCATTGAAACCAATCTACCTAATCAGTTGAAGAATGGAGCTCGTCTAGTAGGTAGATGGATGGCCCCACATTCAGAGAAAACAACTGAGATTTTTGCAATCTGGGAATATGATAGTATTGAAAAATATGAAGAGATTGAAACGAATATCAGAAGTGACAAAGAACATTATAAGAAGATCATTGACTGGTATGAACTTCACGGGGGAAGAGATCATATAGCTAAGGAATATATCTATGAAGTAAGAAACGAAGAACTAATTTCTACACTATCAGACGTTAGACGCAATCCCTAA
- a CDS encoding lysozyme inhibitor LprI family protein: MKGKILLLFFMAIMCSSCQESSQLTTLNSETNSIKNSELPSDVVSTGDGTESKEKTEGRSDPANNKILLMSIGKLDLKGEFYDEMLQNPIDHDYEVEFNEFQNSKEIITTLEWGAFESKYTEIWDKELNQIYKTLLSKLDREPREALIESQKEWLQYHLRESKFVEETFIYNGYLGSRGPVSLTTVIRERIRERTMQLFEYRYLLDGEVEFVYQSEK; the protein is encoded by the coding sequence ATGAAAGGTAAGATACTCTTATTATTTTTTATGGCGATAATGTGTTCATCTTGTCAAGAGAGTAGTCAACTGACTACTCTAAACAGCGAAACTAATTCAATAAAGAATTCAGAACTGCCTTCTGATGTAGTGAGTACAGGTGATGGAACAGAATCAAAAGAAAAAACGGAAGGTCGATCAGATCCTGCTAACAATAAAATATTACTCATGAGCATTGGGAAGCTTGATTTGAAAGGAGAATTTTATGATGAAATGCTTCAAAATCCTATAGATCATGATTATGAAGTGGAATTTAATGAATTTCAAAATTCCAAAGAGATTATTACAACATTGGAATGGGGGGCATTTGAAAGCAAATATACAGAGATCTGGGATAAAGAGTTGAATCAAATATATAAAACGCTTCTTTCTAAGTTGGATAGAGAACCAAGAGAAGCACTAATTGAATCGCAGAAAGAATGGTTACAGTATCACTTAAGGGAATCAAAATTTGTAGAGGAGACATTTATTTATAATGGTTATCTTGGATCAAGAGGACCAGTAAGCTTAACCACGGTTATACGGGAGAGAATTAGGGAAAGAACAATGCAATTATTTGAATATCGATATTTGCTAGATGGTGAAGTTGAGTTTGTATACCAAAGTGAAAAATAA
- a CDS encoding GrpB family protein, whose amino-acid sequence MKIQKPVIIEGYNNEWPKAFNIIESIISNKLNGLVLRMEHVGSTSIPSLSAKPIIDIDVVIESMDCLPQAIKKLEELGYIHEGDLGIKNREAFARRDVYVPYTSKGSEKHEHHLYVCNRESEELKRHIMFRDILRKHPLLVSEYANLKFQLANKYSNNRQAYNAGKTEFITRIMNEYQDI is encoded by the coding sequence ATGAAGATTCAAAAACCAGTAATTATTGAAGGATACAATAATGAATGGCCAAAAGCGTTCAATATAATAGAATCGATTATATCCAACAAATTAAATGGTCTGGTATTACGAATGGAACACGTCGGAAGTACATCAATCCCGAGTCTTTCAGCCAAACCAATTATTGATATAGATGTAGTAATTGAATCTATGGACTGCCTACCACAGGCGATCAAAAAGCTAGAAGAATTGGGATATATTCATGAAGGTGATTTGGGGATTAAAAACAGAGAAGCATTTGCAAGAAGGGACGTTTATGTACCCTACACTAGTAAAGGCAGTGAGAAGCACGAACATCATCTATACGTATGCAATAGGGAAAGTGAAGAATTAAAAAGACATATAATGTTCAGAGATATACTAAGAAAGCATCCCTTATTAGTATCTGAGTATGCGAATTTAAAGTTCCAACTAGCTAATAAATACAGTAACAATCGCCAAGCCTATAATGCTGGAAAGACTGAATTTATTACGAGAATAATGAATGAATACCAAGATATTTAA
- a CDS encoding GNAT family N-acetyltransferase, with the protein MIRESDHSDLKSIIDLKIQMFEDANLIHLLHENAKELIEKAYLELQNQNKMKHFIIDVNDEIIGMAGAFIKDDIPYCFYKTPFYGFIGDVYIKKEFRRKGYAALLTEKVIEWLKCHDVKMIKLLATPEAEEIYKQFGFKDTIEMILKV; encoded by the coding sequence TTGATAAGAGAATCAGATCACTCTGATTTAAAATCGATCATAGATTTAAAAATTCAAATGTTTGAAGACGCTAACTTAATTCATCTACTACATGAAAATGCAAAAGAGTTAATTGAAAAAGCATATCTGGAATTACAGAACCAGAACAAAATGAAGCATTTTATTATAGACGTCAATGACGAAATCATTGGAATGGCAGGAGCGTTTATTAAAGATGATATACCGTATTGTTTTTACAAAACACCATTCTATGGATTTATCGGTGATGTTTATATTAAAAAAGAGTTTAGACGAAAAGGATACGCAGCACTATTAACCGAAAAAGTTATTGAATGGTTAAAGTGTCATGACGTAAAAATGATTAAATTACTTGCAACTCCAGAAGCAGAAGAGATTTATAAACAATTCGGGTTTAAAGACACAATAGAAATGATATTGAAAGTTTAA
- a CDS encoding CPBP family intramembrane glutamic endopeptidase, which translates to MIYFCLSLLLAFSHKLVEVVIRKLPFRNLDKHAVLLWAVMIGLLIPFFHNEYVFKIPIHFGEALPIFGFLVIANVIAARFSGYNPIGSYNIINFVLIYPIVEEIIYRGLILPNIEPLFGSSKLMDIFYMPVTIPVIITAVLFAICHLQYYNLSSESIRFMIFACIGGIVLGSMTLMTESIVFALGLHMIFNSCSVLYSKRIIKI; encoded by the coding sequence ATGATTTATTTTTGCTTATCGCTATTATTAGCGTTTTCACACAAGCTTGTTGAAGTAGTGATTAGAAAGCTACCTTTTAGAAATCTTGATAAACATGCTGTGCTACTTTGGGCAGTCATGATTGGATTACTCATCCCTTTTTTTCATAATGAATATGTTTTTAAAATACCAATTCATTTCGGTGAAGCTTTGCCCATCTTCGGTTTTCTTGTTATTGCAAATGTTATAGCAGCACGCTTTTCGGGTTATAACCCTATTGGCTCATACAACATAATAAATTTTGTGCTTATCTATCCGATCGTAGAAGAAATAATTTACAGAGGATTGATATTACCGAACATTGAGCCTCTGTTTGGCTCTTCTAAATTAATGGATATTTTTTATATGCCTGTTACAATCCCCGTCATTATTACTGCCGTTCTGTTTGCAATCTGTCATTTACAGTACTACAACTTATCCTCCGAAAGCATCCGCTTTATGATTTTTGCATGTATAGGGGGGATTGTTTTGGGATCCATGACATTGATGACAGAATCAATTGTGTTTGCACTGGGATTACATATGATCTTTAATTCTTGTTCAGTTCTCTATTCGAAGAGAATAATTAAGATATAA
- a CDS encoding YfiT family bacillithiol transferase: protein MDQIRYPIGQFQPQNNLSNDEIINLIKQIPELTKRLNTLLFGLEQYQLETPYRQNGWTVRQVVHHLADNDMNAYLRFKRGLTENNPLANSYREDSWGELMDYKKLPVENSLSLLEILHHRFFVLLKEISIEEYKRTIQTEVLGRITLETALQRFIWHNKHHAAQIENLIRRENWKEI, encoded by the coding sequence ATGGATCAGATCAGATATCCGATTGGTCAATTTCAACCCCAGAATAATCTTTCAAATGATGAAATAATAAATCTGATTAAACAGATTCCTGAACTAACGAAGCGATTAAATACATTGCTGTTTGGTCTCGAACAATACCAATTGGAGACTCCGTATCGGCAGAACGGTTGGACAGTAAGGCAGGTCGTACATCACTTGGCTGATAATGACATGAATGCGTACCTCAGATTTAAAAGAGGATTAACTGAAAATAATCCATTAGCAAACTCATATCGGGAAGATTCGTGGGGAGAATTAATGGATTACAAGAAGTTGCCCGTAGAGAATTCGCTATCACTTCTTGAAATATTGCATCATCGCTTTTTTGTGCTGCTCAAAGAGATTAGTATTGAAGAATATAAACGGACCATACAAACCGAAGTGTTAGGAAGAATTACTTTAGAGACAGCTCTACAAAGGTTTATTTGGCACAACAAACACCATGCAGCTCAAATCGAAAATCTAATAAGAAGAGAGAATTGGAAAGAGATATAA
- a CDS encoding phosphotransferase-like protein produces the protein MEKGRIIFLNGVTSSGKTSIVEAMQTYSEPFFYVVANDLFENTIGDKHLQDNYWKHLSEAIMMMYHTATLFSDHGKNILIDGILVERPELKPHYDKVIEIFNGYPLDIVEVYCPLDICRKRNVERGDRREDQSDEQNKIMSHNIRYSCSVDTSLNTPEECAKIIITSLFQNDK, from the coding sequence ATGGAAAAAGGGAGAATTATATTTTTGAATGGTGTAACAAGTTCAGGTAAAACCTCAATAGTAGAGGCTATGCAAACTTACTCTGAACCGTTTTTTTATGTTGTGGCCAATGATCTTTTTGAAAATACGATTGGTGATAAGCATCTACAGGATAATTACTGGAAGCATCTAAGTGAAGCCATAATGATGATGTATCACACAGCAACATTATTTTCGGATCATGGAAAGAATATTTTAATCGATGGGATCCTTGTTGAAAGACCTGAGTTAAAGCCACATTACGATAAGGTCATAGAAATTTTTAATGGGTATCCTTTGGATATTGTTGAAGTGTATTGTCCTTTGGATATCTGTCGTAAGAGAAATGTAGAACGTGGTGACAGAAGAGAAGATCAATCTGATGAGCAAAACAAAATAATGTCGCATAACATTCGCTATAGCTGCTCAGTCGATACAAGTTTAAATACGCCAGAAGAATGTGCGAAAATTATTATTACATCCTTATTTCAAAACGATAAATAA
- a CDS encoding metallophosphoesterase family protein: protein MKRTIMISDIHGCIDQLNQMLHLNQFNSIDDQLILLGDYVDRGPNIKAVVDKVIELVTEHHAIALRGNHDQRLVDLINNDSELVRSKFIEHGGIPTLQSYCDMNIIDSEVSNEIFNQLKATMMTSYGHHIDFLSKLPLYHEDDHHIYVHAGLNPSVMDWKNQSEHDFMYIKDEFIRHTFENLNKKVIFGHTRTMDIHGTSDIWFSDDKIGIDGGCAYGMQLNCLIFQEGLYITEQVKNC, encoded by the coding sequence ATGAAGCGAACAATTATGATTAGCGATATACATGGATGCATTGATCAATTGAATCAAATGCTGCATCTGAACCAATTTAATTCGATAGATGATCAGTTGATTTTGCTGGGGGATTATGTAGATAGAGGGCCAAACATCAAAGCAGTAGTTGATAAAGTCATCGAATTAGTAACTGAGCATCATGCCATTGCTTTACGGGGTAATCATGACCAACGATTGGTTGATTTAATAAATAATGATAGCGAATTGGTTAGATCTAAATTTATTGAACATGGGGGAATACCAACCCTTCAAAGTTATTGTGATATGAATATCATAGATAGCGAAGTGTCTAATGAGATATTTAATCAATTGAAGGCTACAATGATGACTTCTTATGGTCACCACATCGATTTTTTAAGTAAATTGCCTTTATATCACGAAGACGATCATCACATTTATGTTCATGCGGGGTTGAATCCGAGTGTTATGGACTGGAAGAACCAGTCAGAGCATGATTTTATGTATATTAAAGATGAATTCATTCGACATACTTTTGAGAATCTAAACAAAAAAGTTATCTTTGGACATACACGAACGATGGATATCCATGGCACATCCGATATTTGGTTTAGTGATGATAAGATCGGAATTGATGGCGGGTGTGCATATGGAATGCAGCTGAATTGTTTAATTTTCCAAGAAGGATTGTATATAACGGAGCAGGTAAAGAACTGCTGA
- a CDS encoding extracellular solute-binding protein has translation MITSTYAGHAGILPGFNWVLDLPASDLIKNVPGAKIKAYPVPAGPDGKIGTKWQNSGVNASIMINKDAKHPEAIFLYYNYLLDNLANPAAGSKYEYGFAKGYDWDIVDGQPTSDKEKIKDFSNEFPFLTGPARIPDLYMKTLVKLADGEKPETPYEKQMAEFRKPENWAAAKVVMSQLDIRKQNYFSGAATPTMVSKWNLLRQSEMETFNKIIYGKLPIDAFDQFVANWKSNGGDQITQEVNDWFESVSAK, from the coding sequence TTGATAACGTCGACCTATGCCGGGCACGCGGGCATCCTGCCAGGCTTCAACTGGGTTCTAGACTTGCCTGCATCCGATCTGATCAAGAACGTACCTGGCGCGAAAATCAAAGCCTATCCCGTTCCAGCAGGTCCTGACGGCAAGATCGGTACGAAGTGGCAGAACTCTGGTGTCAACGCAAGTATCATGATCAACAAGGATGCCAAGCATCCAGAAGCCATCTTCCTGTACTACAATTACTTGCTCGATAACCTGGCTAACCCGGCTGCTGGCAGTAAGTATGAATACGGCTTCGCCAAAGGATACGACTGGGATATCGTAGACGGTCAACCGACCAGTGACAAAGAGAAGATCAAAGACTTCTCCAACGAGTTCCCGTTCCTGACGGGTCCGGCTCGTATTCCAGATCTGTACATGAAAACCCTCGTGAAGCTGGCTGACGGTGAGAAACCCGAAACCCCTTACGAGAAACAAATGGCCGAGTTCCGCAAACCTGAAAACTGGGCCGCTGCCAAAGTCGTGATGTCGCAGCTCGACATTCGCAAACAGAACTACTTCTCCGGCGCAGCCACACCAACCATGGTCTCCAAATGGAACCTGCTTCGCCAGTCCGAGATGGAAACCTTCAACAAAATCATCTACGGCAAACTGCCGATTGATGCCTTTGACCAATTCGTCGCCAATTGGAAATCCAATGGCGGTGATCAGATCACGCAAGAAGTGAATGATTGGTTTGAGTCGGTAAGTGCGAAGTAA
- a CDS encoding RNA polymerase sigma factor, whose product MVQWFDFFRDPLDSVDSTIQEKVYSSFYKFVYPSVYSMILDHSLTEDIIQDAFIKAITKGPYIRSDANIPAWIKRLTYNTTLDYLRKLNRERRFLAHPCSYNTETLSDALTVEREVERTETNEELYRAIGELKLDYQVALLLFYVEGKTYRDICQELHLTESVFTQRLARARKKITSQSPKKLI is encoded by the coding sequence ATGGTTCAATGGTTTGATTTTTTTAGAGACCCACTAGACAGTGTTGATTCAACAATTCAGGAAAAGGTGTATAGCTCTTTTTACAAGTTCGTATATCCGAGCGTTTATTCCATGATACTTGATCATTCTTTAACAGAAGATATTATTCAGGATGCTTTCATTAAAGCAATCACAAAGGGTCCATATATTAGATCAGATGCAAATATCCCAGCCTGGATTAAACGATTGACCTATAATACTACTTTAGATTACTTAAGAAAATTGAATAGAGAACGCCGCTTTTTGGCACACCCCTGCAGTTACAATACTGAAACTCTCAGTGATGCACTTACTGTGGAACGAGAAGTAGAGAGAACAGAGACTAATGAAGAACTTTACAGGGCAATTGGCGAGTTGAAATTAGACTATCAAGTAGCTCTTCTATTATTTTATGTGGAGGGAAAAACGTATCGTGATATCTGTCAAGAACTTCATTTAACAGAGTCTGTATTTACACAAAGATTAGCTAGAGCCCGAAAAAAAATTACTTCACAATCTCCAAAAAAACTGATTTGA
- a CDS encoding ABC transporter substrate-binding protein, translating to MIKFKTWWSLLMVIALITITACGSGDSASENGTDDTTATVGSAEAEAAFAKGKYDPPIEFSSVRMPKKYVQGDTKENNVHDRWMLETLGMKHKDSWYPANDDQYRQKLQLAIASGEKLPDFVSVPTNAVLTNQLIDSGQFIAIDELFDKYANQILKDHVAAHPELWYPFTKDGKRYNMPILEYTDNDDTLLWLREDWMEKLNLKAPKTIADLENIMDKFKNENPDGLSPDKVFPLAISLKNNTNTWMGSLDWLFGAYGTIQEQWNKDANGNLEYGSINPGAKQALAKLNEWMNKGYIHTDSALWDEGKSAESWTAGTAGILPGANWVPDWPAPDLLKNVPGAKYKAYPIPAGPDGKIGTKWQNSGVNASIMINKDAKHPEAIFLYYNYLLDNLANPAAGSPYEYGFAKGYDWDIVDGQPTSDKEKIKDFSNEFPFLTGPARIPDLYMKTLVKLADGEKPETPYEKQMAEFRKPENWAAAKVVMSQLDIRKQNYFTGAATPTMVSKWNLLRQSEMETFNKIIYGKLPIDAFDQFVANWKSNGGDQITQEVNDWFKSVSAK from the coding sequence ATGATCAAATTCAAAACATGGTGGTCCTTGCTCATGGTCATCGCACTCATCACCATCACTGCGTGCGGCAGTGGCGATTCAGCCAGCGAGAATGGTACAGACGATACAACGGCGACGGTCGGCTCAGCCGAAGCTGAAGCTGCTTTTGCCAAAGGAAAATACGACCCACCCATTGAGTTCAGTTCGGTTCGTATGCCGAAGAAATATGTGCAAGGTGACACCAAAGAGAACAACGTTCACGATCGCTGGATGCTCGAAACGCTGGGCATGAAGCATAAGGATTCATGGTATCCGGCTAATGACGATCAATACAGACAGAAGCTGCAGCTGGCTATCGCTTCAGGCGAGAAATTGCCTGATTTCGTATCCGTTCCAACGAACGCGGTACTCACCAATCAGCTGATCGACTCCGGTCAATTCATCGCCATCGATGAACTGTTCGACAAGTACGCCAACCAAATCCTGAAGGATCACGTTGCAGCGCATCCCGAGCTGTGGTACCCGTTCACCAAGGATGGCAAGAGATACAACATGCCGATCCTGGAGTACACCGATAACGACGATACCCTGCTCTGGCTCAGAGAAGACTGGATGGAGAAGCTGAACCTGAAAGCACCTAAGACCATCGCAGATCTTGAGAACATCATGGACAAATTCAAAAACGAGAACCCGGACGGCCTGTCTCCGGATAAAGTATTCCCACTGGCGATCTCGCTGAAAAATAACACCAACACCTGGATGGGCTCGCTCGACTGGTTATTCGGCGCTTACGGCACGATCCAGGAACAATGGAACAAGGACGCGAACGGCAATCTGGAGTACGGCTCCATTAATCCCGGTGCCAAACAAGCCCTTGCGAAGCTGAATGAATGGATGAACAAAGGGTATATCCATACCGACTCCGCGCTGTGGGACGAAGGCAAGTCTGCTGAAAGCTGGACTGCTGGTACGGCAGGCATCCTGCCTGGCGCAAACTGGGTACCCGACTGGCCAGCACCGGACCTGCTCAAGAATGTACCTGGCGCGAAATACAAAGCCTACCCTATTCCGGCTGGACCAGACGGCAAGATCGGCACGAAGTGGCAGAACTCTGGCGTCAACGCCAGTATCATGATCAACAAGGATGCCAAGCATCCGGAAGCCATTTTCCTATACTACAACTACCTGCTCGATAACCTGGCCAACCCGGCAGCGGGCAGTCCATATGAGTACGGCTTTGCCAAAGGTTACGACTGGGATATCGTAGACGGTCAACCGACCAGTGACAAAGAGAAGATCAAAGACTTCTCCAACGAGTTCCCGTTCCTGACGGGTCCGGCTCGTATTCCAGATCTGTATATGAAAACCCTCGTGAAGCTGGCTGACGGCGAGAAACCAGAAACCCCATACGAGAAACAAATGGCCGAGTTCCGCAAACCCGAAAACTGGGCCGCTGCCAAAGTCGTGATGTCGCAGCTCGACATTCGTAAACAAAACTACTTCACCGGCGCAGCCACACCAACCATGGTCTCCAAATGGAACCTGCTTCGCCAGTCCGAGATGGAAACCTTCAACAAAATCATCTACGGCAAACTGCCGATCGATGCCTTTGATCAATTCGTCGCCAACTGGAAATCCAATGGCGGAGATCAGATCACGCAAGAAGTGAATGATTGGTTTAAGTCGGTGAGTGCGAAGTAA